One window of Mucilaginibacter inviolabilis genomic DNA carries:
- a CDS encoding polysaccharide deacetylase family protein encodes MKKLFLPVIVALLLSPLAKAQPGKTQVTKWQYGRNGAVSITWDDGSINQFKVALPILNRLQLPATFFIITGQIPGSQYHGRFIGRPVKDIIRETATIPTNKDNFFERASAAGYLGLIGPLDYHYKAGSLIDAGKPEAAYKAIDECYAKVRNGEFKPGVQHNDEYKDAHGTTWAQIKAYAAQGHEFASHMVTHPRLAALDETNLMYEAEKSRLDVLNHLGLPYTFSAEGPFGTENERAVAYLAKVYPALRNRMPEPWLKEISRSSRDTPGNTNKEYVQYQRGATTQTPLPMMKAWIDTTMNRKDTWLVLTHHGVDGIGWEALPHQELDQYFTYIKNHQDKLWVATFGDVTKYMRERQSAKLQSSLKGHQVTVTINHPLSKVFYNIPLTLKTYVPAGWKNVNVVQGNKKQTITTTIDTKGTYVLYQVLPNRNPVILTGI; translated from the coding sequence ACGGCCGTAACGGGGCGGTATCTATTACCTGGGATGATGGCTCCATTAACCAGTTTAAAGTGGCCCTGCCTATCCTCAACAGACTACAGCTACCTGCTACATTTTTTATTATCACCGGGCAAATACCGGGTTCACAATATCATGGCCGGTTCATTGGTCGCCCGGTAAAAGATATCATCAGGGAAACAGCTACCATACCTACTAATAAGGATAATTTCTTTGAGCGTGCTTCGGCAGCCGGGTATCTTGGGCTGATCGGTCCGCTGGATTATCATTACAAGGCGGGTTCATTAATAGATGCAGGCAAACCCGAAGCAGCTTATAAAGCCATTGATGAGTGTTACGCCAAAGTACGAAATGGCGAATTTAAACCCGGTGTACAACATAACGACGAATATAAAGATGCCCATGGCACTACCTGGGCACAGATTAAAGCCTATGCCGCGCAAGGCCACGAATTTGCCAGCCATATGGTAACGCATCCCCGTCTGGCAGCCCTTGACGAAACCAATTTAATGTACGAAGCCGAAAAAAGCCGGCTGGATGTTTTAAACCACCTGGGCCTTCCATACACCTTTAGTGCCGAGGGGCCATTTGGTACCGAGAATGAACGTGCCGTTGCTTACCTGGCCAAAGTATATCCTGCCCTGCGTAACCGTATGCCCGAACCCTGGCTCAAAGAAATAAGCCGCAGCAGCCGGGATACTCCCGGCAATACCAACAAGGAGTATGTTCAATACCAGCGCGGTGCAACAACCCAAACACCATTGCCCATGATGAAAGCCTGGATTGATACCACCATGAACAGGAAGGATACCTGGCTGGTACTTACCCATCATGGTGTGGATGGTATTGGCTGGGAAGCCCTGCCTCACCAGGAACTGGATCAGTATTTTACTTATATTAAAAACCACCAGGACAAGCTTTGGGTGGCTACTTTTGGCGATGTAACCAAGTACATGCGCGAAAGGCAAAGCGCCAAATTACAAAGCAGCTTGAAAGGCCATCAGGTAACCGTAACTATCAACCACCCGCTTAGCAAAGTTTTTTATAATATCCCGCTTACGCTTAAAACCTATGTACCCGCCGGCTGGAAAAATGTAAATGTTGTACAAGGCAATAAAAAGCAAACCATTACGACTACCATCGATACAAAGGGCACTTATGTACTATATCAGGTTTTACCAAACAGGAACCCGGTGATTTTAACAGGGATATAA
- a CDS encoding DUF2314 domain-containing protein produces MKNLLFILLLFAITGAYGQQTKVENNVLYKSVTLPKDDARFLALKRTAQKYISQFIDSLQKHGSDTQGYRFVVKSDFVEGDTHEHMWSEVVGYSNGFFKAIFIDSPFMLKNIKLGDKISIKETDVEDWAVNNLRTKQITGEFSEKYLNSKP; encoded by the coding sequence ATGAAAAATCTACTGTTTATTTTGTTGCTGTTTGCTATAACAGGCGCTTATGGTCAGCAAACTAAGGTTGAAAATAATGTGTTATATAAATCTGTAACATTACCAAAGGATGATGCCCGGTTTCTGGCTTTAAAGCGTACGGCTCAGAAATATATATCCCAGTTTATTGATAGCCTGCAAAAACATGGGAGCGATACCCAGGGCTACAGGTTTGTAGTAAAATCTGATTTTGTGGAGGGCGATACCCATGAGCATATGTGGTCGGAAGTAGTAGGTTATAGCAATGGTTTTTTTAAAGCCATATTCATCGATTCGCCATTTATGCTTAAAAATATTAAGCTTGGCGATAAGATCAGCATTAAAGAAACTGATGTAGAAGATTGGGCTGTTAACAATCTGAGAACAAAACAAATAACCGGTGAGTTTTCAGAGAAATACCTGAACAGTAAACCCTAG
- a CDS encoding VOC family protein, which produces MKKVTGIGGIFFKCNDPQKMKDWYSQNLGLPVEQYGTMFRWRDADDPDKEGTTVWSPFAKDTKYFEPSKKDFMINYRVENIEALVEQLKNDGVTIIDEIATYDYGKFVHILDPEGNSIELWEDI; this is translated from the coding sequence ATGAAAAAAGTAACCGGCATAGGCGGCATCTTCTTTAAATGTAATGATCCGCAGAAAATGAAGGACTGGTATTCTCAAAATCTGGGACTGCCTGTTGAGCAATATGGCACCATGTTTAGATGGAGAGATGCAGATGATCCCGATAAAGAGGGCACTACTGTTTGGAGCCCTTTTGCAAAAGACACTAAATATTTTGAACCTTCGAAAAAGGACTTCATGATCAATTACCGGGTCGAGAACATCGAAGCGTTGGTAGAGCAGCTAAAAAATGATGGCGTAACCATTATTGATGAAATAGCTACTTATGATTACGGCAAATTTGTTCACATCCTTGATCCCGAAGGAAACAGTATTGAGCTTTGGGAAGATATTTAA
- a CDS encoding cupin domain-containing protein — translation MEFLQPTVIDTKVISAEHPQDYFNTILSSVNDHIVRIGIMTEPYFWHLHPNSDETFLVLEGTLLIDLETGTIELQPGQLLTIPKNMRHRTRPGGERSVNLTIEHQQTETIMG, via the coding sequence ATGGAGTTTTTACAACCAACTGTTATCGACACAAAAGTGATCTCGGCAGAACATCCGCAGGATTATTTTAATACCATTCTGAGCAGCGTGAATGATCATATCGTGCGGATAGGGATCATGACCGAACCTTATTTCTGGCACCTGCATCCCAACTCCGACGAAACTTTCCTGGTACTGGAAGGCACCCTGCTCATCGACCTGGAGACCGGGACTATCGAATTACAACCCGGGCAATTGTTAACCATTCCTAAGAACATGCGTCACCGTACCCGTCCCGGAGGGGAAAGATCCGTAAACCTTACTATTGAGCACCAGCAAACAGAAACGATAATGGGCTAA
- a CDS encoding arylsulfatase → MRTISYIPKLVCTAVVILLCPLLSYGQHSPEKKYQQDPVKYDTTTKLFKTAYLPKAPVKAPNIVIIMLDDVGFSTAGSFGGLAETPVFDSLAKNGLKYTNFHTTALCAPSRAALLTGRNHHSVHMGHFTETAFDAAGYDSYMPFEKATIAEVLRENGYNTFAVGKWHLTPLADRTAAGPFNRWPTGRGFDRFYGFLESATDQYYPVLWEGITRARVDTGKGTHLTTMLADRAIDYIRNQHKANPQKPFFLYFTPGAVHSPLQTDKQWIDKYKGKFDMGWDKYRELVLANQKRLGVVPAYVTLPPRNEKIAPWESLSADEKKVMARAMEAHAGFLSQTDHEIGRVINYLKQIGQLENSVVMVIIGDNGATKYTADIPGVPEGMEKASHEERVKAALENIDQIGRKNFKGDIPLGWTQATNAPFKLWKGDANAEGGTHNPMILYAPGFIKENGGIRNQYVHLIDVWPTVMELIKAKVPASVNGYQQAPVEGTSFVYTLNDPAAKDRHTLQYYESGASRALYKDGWKVEAYHHQGQSYLKDTWELYDMQHDFNEHFNLAAKYPEKVKELRTWFEIEAKKYHVYPLHDSWFPANKYLQISDSREKEAQEDE, encoded by the coding sequence ATGAGAACAATAAGCTACATCCCTAAATTAGTTTGTACCGCAGTGGTAATTCTCCTGTGCCCTTTACTAAGCTATGGCCAGCACAGCCCCGAAAAAAAATATCAACAGGACCCGGTAAAATATGATACCACCACCAAGCTTTTCAAAACCGCTTACCTTCCTAAGGCACCGGTAAAAGCGCCGAACATCGTGATTATTATGCTGGATGATGTGGGTTTTAGTACCGCCGGCAGTTTTGGGGGGTTGGCAGAAACACCGGTGTTTGACAGCCTGGCCAAAAACGGATTAAAATATACCAATTTCCATACAACAGCCTTGTGTGCGCCTTCGCGTGCCGCGCTTTTAACCGGGCGTAATCATCATTCTGTACACATGGGGCATTTTACCGAAACCGCTTTTGATGCGGCCGGTTACGATAGCTATATGCCCTTTGAAAAAGCCACCATAGCCGAAGTATTGCGCGAAAACGGCTATAACACTTTTGCTGTAGGCAAATGGCACTTAACCCCATTGGCCGACAGAACCGCGGCTGGTCCTTTCAATCGCTGGCCTACGGGGCGCGGTTTTGATCGTTTTTATGGTTTCCTGGAATCGGCGACCGATCAGTACTACCCGGTACTTTGGGAAGGCATAACCCGGGCGCGGGTAGATACCGGGAAAGGGACGCATTTAACTACGATGCTGGCCGACAGGGCTATTGATTATATTCGCAATCAGCACAAAGCAAATCCGCAGAAACCGTTTTTCCTGTATTTTACACCGGGTGCGGTGCATTCGCCCTTACAAACGGATAAGCAATGGATAGATAAATACAAAGGCAAATTTGATATGGGCTGGGATAAATACCGCGAGTTGGTGCTGGCCAATCAAAAACGCCTGGGTGTGGTACCTGCCTACGTTACCCTGCCGCCCCGTAATGAAAAAATAGCGCCCTGGGAAAGTCTTTCGGCTGATGAAAAAAAGGTAATGGCCCGGGCCATGGAAGCACATGCCGGCTTTTTATCGCAAACCGATCACGAGATAGGCCGGGTGATTAATTATTTAAAACAAATCGGGCAATTGGAAAACAGTGTGGTGATGGTCATCATCGGCGATAATGGCGCTACCAAATATACCGCCGACATACCCGGTGTGCCCGAAGGAATGGAGAAGGCCAGCCATGAAGAGCGGGTGAAAGCGGCATTGGAAAACATAGATCAAATAGGCAGAAAGAATTTTAAGGGTGATATACCCCTGGGCTGGACACAAGCCACCAATGCTCCCTTTAAACTCTGGAAAGGTGATGCTAATGCGGAAGGGGGAACGCACAATCCCATGATCCTGTATGCTCCGGGTTTTATAAAAGAAAACGGAGGCATCCGCAATCAATACGTACACTTGATTGATGTATGGCCAACGGTGATGGAGCTTATAAAGGCGAAGGTTCCGGCATCGGTCAATGGTTACCAACAGGCACCTGTGGAAGGAACAAGTTTTGTATATACGCTGAATGATCCTGCTGCTAAAGACAGGCACACGCTGCAATACTATGAAAGCGGGGCTTCCAGGGCTTTGTATAAGGATGGATGGAAAGTAGAGGCTTATCATCACCAGGGGCAATCGTACCTGAAAGATACCTGGGAACTATATGATATGCAGCACGATTTTAATGAGCATTTTAACCTGGCCGCAAAATATCCCGAAAAGGTAAAAGAATTGCGGACCTGGTTTGAGATTGAAGCCAAAAAGTACCATGTTTACCCGCTGCATGATTCCTGGTTCCCGGCAAACAAATATTTACAGATAAGCGATAGCCGGGAAAAAGAAGCGCAGGAGGATGAATAA
- a CDS encoding CocE/NonD family hydrolase, whose product MKKTLFICLWLTIAAISGYAQPQAPDAEYIKANYQKYEYQIPMRDGKKLFTSVYVPKDQSKKYPIMMDRTPYSVAPYGTDVYKGGLGPSSLFVHDGFIFVYQDVRGRWMSEGIFEEMTPEKEVHKTKNDVDEGTDTYDTINWLLKNLPNNNGKVGVWGISYPGFYTTASLLSRHPALVAASPQAPMADLYRDDAFHNGAFMLVANFGFYPFFTNRQDDKPTQRRSPGLNTGTEDGYDFFLRMGSVKNTNDKFYKDTIRLWNEMLDHPDYDQHWKDRNVLTHLHDIKTAVLVTGGWYDAEDLYGAINTYKTLVKENPKTPIYFTMGPWVHGGWARGDGDHLGDVDFGGPTGPFYREKIEFAFFSHYLKGTDLNLAPVSAFETGTNQWKTYNTWPAKEAVEKKLYLLPGGKLSFDAPAATAGSFDEFISDPNKPVPFINSTTMDMKREYMTGDQRFAAQRPDVLTYATDVLDKDVTLAGNIWANLKVSTTGTDADWVVKVIDVYPDSTRNNKWTGKDVYLSGYQQMVRSEAIRGKYRNDFSKPEPFVPGQVTPVNFELQDVLHTFKKGHRLMVQVQSTWFPLIDRNTQQFQDIMKAKDTDFKKATHRVYTSKDSPSFLKVRVME is encoded by the coding sequence ATGAAAAAAACATTATTTATCTGTTTATGGCTGACGATAGCGGCCATCAGCGGTTACGCTCAACCCCAGGCGCCTGATGCCGAGTACATCAAGGCTAATTATCAGAAATACGAATACCAGATACCCATGCGCGATGGTAAAAAGCTGTTTACCTCGGTATATGTACCCAAAGACCAGTCGAAAAAGTATCCTATCATGATGGACCGCACACCATACAGCGTTGCGCCGTATGGAACAGATGTGTATAAAGGCGGTCTGGGTCCATCGTCGTTATTTGTGCATGACGGGTTTATTTTTGTTTACCAGGACGTTCGCGGCCGCTGGATGAGCGAAGGTATTTTTGAAGAAATGACACCCGAAAAAGAGGTTCATAAAACCAAAAACGATGTTGACGAAGGCACGGATACTTATGATACCATCAACTGGCTGTTGAAAAACCTGCCCAATAATAATGGTAAAGTAGGCGTATGGGGTATATCATATCCTGGCTTTTATACTACGGCCTCATTGCTGAGCCGCCATCCGGCGCTGGTTGCTGCATCGCCACAAGCTCCCATGGCCGATCTGTATCGCGATGATGCTTTTCATAACGGCGCCTTTATGCTGGTAGCTAACTTTGGCTTTTACCCATTTTTTACCAATCGCCAGGATGATAAACCTACGCAACGCCGGTCGCCTGGGCTTAATACCGGAACCGAAGATGGCTATGATTTTTTCCTGAGAATGGGATCGGTAAAAAATACCAACGATAAGTTTTATAAAGATACTATACGCCTGTGGAACGAGATGCTGGATCATCCCGACTATGACCAGCACTGGAAAGACCGTAACGTGCTGACCCACCTGCATGATATTAAAACCGCCGTACTGGTTACCGGCGGTTGGTACGATGCTGAGGATTTGTACGGCGCTATCAATACCTATAAAACACTGGTGAAAGAAAATCCTAAAACACCCATTTACTTTACCATGGGTCCCTGGGTACATGGCGGCTGGGCCCGCGGTGATGGCGACCATTTAGGCGATGTGGATTTTGGTGGGCCAACCGGGCCATTCTATCGCGAAAAGATTGAGTTTGCCTTTTTTAGTCATTATCTCAAAGGTACCGATCTGAACCTGGCGCCGGTATCTGCATTTGAAACAGGTACCAATCAATGGAAAACCTATAATACCTGGCCCGCAAAAGAGGCTGTTGAAAAGAAACTGTACCTACTGCCCGGCGGTAAACTGTCTTTTGATGCACCGGCAGCTACAGCAGGCAGCTTTGATGAGTTTATATCAGACCCAAACAAACCGGTGCCTTTTATCAATAGCACAACTATGGATATGAAGCGGGAGTACATGACCGGCGACCAGCGTTTTGCCGCGCAACGACCGGATGTACTCACCTATGCAACTGATGTGCTGGATAAGGACGTGACATTGGCCGGTAATATATGGGCCAATTTAAAAGTATCCACTACAGGCACCGATGCCGATTGGGTAGTTAAAGTGATTGATGTTTATCCCGATTCGACTAGAAATAATAAGTGGACAGGCAAGGATGTTTACCTGTCGGGCTATCAGCAAATGGTACGCAGTGAAGCTATCCGTGGCAAATACCGCAATGATTTTAGTAAACCCGAGCCATTTGTACCAGGCCAGGTAACACCGGTTAATTTTGAACTGCAGGATGTGCTGCACACCTTTAAAAAAGGTCACCGATTAATGGTGCAGGTACAAAGCACCTGGTTCCCGCTGATTGACAGGAATACCCAGCAGTTCCAGGACATTATGAAAGCAAAAGACACCGACTTTAAAAAAGCAACCCACCGGGTTTATACCTCAAAAGATAGCCCAAGCTTTTTGAAAGTAAGGGTGATGGAATAG
- a CDS encoding response regulator transcription factor translates to MYTEKVRTFTKREMEVLDLIGEGFSSKQIAGKLFISINTVETHRRHMLEKMEVKNSMQLIRRATHALLLTESGF, encoded by the coding sequence ATGTACACAGAAAAAGTTAGAACATTCACAAAAAGAGAAATGGAAGTGCTCGATTTGATTGGAGAAGGATTTTCCTCCAAGCAGATCGCTGGGAAATTATTTATCAGTATTAACACCGTGGAGACACACAGGCGTCACATGCTTGAAAAAATGGAGGTTAAAAACTCCATGCAACTGATAAGGCGCGCAACACACGCGTTATTGCTTACGGAGAGCGGATTTTAA
- a CDS encoding DUF6624 domain-containing protein, with protein sequence MKIKHTYPVLILVLLRSVSMAQVNSFTIDSSKFNKPVMLMLDTIYKDDQGGRIRMGEISKSKASETRIDSARKALRAIDAKNLVKVKGIINKYGWLGPQDVGMNSSQGLFLVIQHADLATQEEYLPMVRKAVMDGKTLSSNLALLEDRVAMRQGKKQIYGSQLFNNKTTGKLCFYPIEDPDHVDERRKAVDLQPIAAYAKLFNLTWDITAYKNSLPEIEKAAKEQKL encoded by the coding sequence ATGAAAATAAAACACACCTATCCCGTCCTGATCCTGGTGCTTTTACGGTCGGTATCCATGGCACAGGTAAATTCTTTTACTATCGACAGCAGTAAATTCAACAAACCGGTAATGCTCATGCTGGATACCATTTATAAGGACGACCAGGGAGGCAGGATCAGAATGGGTGAAATTTCGAAAAGTAAGGCCAGCGAAACCCGGATCGATTCTGCAAGAAAAGCATTACGGGCCATCGATGCTAAAAATTTAGTTAAAGTAAAGGGTATCATCAACAAATATGGCTGGCTTGGCCCGCAGGATGTAGGTATGAATAGCAGCCAGGGCTTGTTTTTAGTGATACAGCATGCCGATCTTGCCACGCAGGAAGAATATCTGCCCATGGTAAGGAAAGCGGTAATGGATGGCAAAACACTCTCGAGCAATTTAGCACTGTTAGAAGACCGTGTTGCCATGCGACAGGGCAAAAAGCAGATTTACGGCAGTCAGCTATTCAACAACAAAACAACCGGCAAATTATGCTTTTATCCGATAGAAGATCCCGACCATGTGGACGAAAGACGCAAAGCTGTGGATCTGCAACCTATTGCAGCGTATGCCAAACTATTTAACTTAACCTGGGATATAACAGCCTATAAAAACTCGCTCCCTGAAATTGAAAAGGCAGCCAAAGAACAGAAATTGTAA
- the thiD gene encoding bifunctional hydroxymethylpyrimidine kinase/phosphomethylpyrimidine kinase, with the protein MSKKTQGYPSVLTIAGFDGSGGAGMQGDIKTISALGCYATSVLTALPVQNTCGVRSIYPIPATIVEAQLQALLDDVFPDAIKIGMVHSADVVEVIVNTLQQYPKVPVVFDPVMVSTSGHRLLEDSTVEIIVKKLFPITTIVTPNLDEAAVLTGMSVHTVADMRIAGKRIMELGVRSVLLKGGHLDAAQLTSLYFTNDGNIQEYKFEKIDTPNTRGTGCALSSAIAAYLAIGRSLPDAVTLAQQYVHLAILNGKDGQMGKGNGPLNHFFNPVELIKRVI; encoded by the coding sequence ATGAGTAAAAAAACACAAGGCTATCCATCCGTTTTAACAATTGCAGGATTCGATGGTAGCGGCGGTGCCGGTATGCAGGGCGATATCAAAACCATCTCGGCACTGGGCTGCTATGCTACCTCGGTGCTCACTGCGCTCCCGGTTCAAAATACTTGCGGGGTAAGGTCCATTTATCCTATACCCGCCACTATTGTCGAAGCTCAGTTGCAAGCCTTATTGGATGATGTTTTTCCGGATGCTATCAAAATAGGCATGGTGCATTCTGCTGATGTGGTTGAGGTCATTGTAAATACTTTACAACAGTATCCTAAAGTTCCGGTGGTATTTGACCCGGTCATGGTATCAACCAGCGGGCACCGGCTCCTGGAAGATAGTACGGTGGAAATCATCGTTAAAAAATTATTCCCCATAACCACTATTGTTACCCCTAATTTAGATGAAGCTGCGGTTTTAACCGGGATGTCTGTACATACTGTAGCGGATATGCGAATAGCCGGTAAAAGGATCATGGAGTTGGGAGTAAGATCTGTCCTGCTCAAGGGCGGTCACCTGGATGCCGCACAATTAACCTCCTTGTATTTTACAAACGACGGCAATATACAGGAATACAAGTTTGAAAAAATCGATACCCCAAACACCCGTGGTACAGGATGCGCCCTGTCATCGGCCATAGCCGCTTACCTGGCTATAGGCAGATCACTGCCAGATGCGGTGACCCTTGCGCAACAATACGTACACCTGGCCATATTGAACGGGAAAGATGGACAAATGGGCAAGGGGAATGGCCCGCTGAATCATTTTTTTAATCCTGTGGAATTAATTAAGCGGGTGATTTAA
- a CDS encoding endo-beta-N-acetylglucosaminidase H, whose protein sequence is MRKTSNSITKASIALLGFSLLFTAACKKDLSPTPQADNASSKLNTSAIGVSGPKGVCYVEVNSNDIRNVGKYTLSTGQQLFDIAIIFAANINYNTTTKKAELFFNPQVTNVLSNKATYIQTLQAKGIKVMLSILGNHQGAGISNFPSQQAAQDFAQLLSNAVTTYGLDGIDFDDEYADYGTNGTGQPNSSSFVYLVTALRQLMPNKLISFYFYGPAASRLSYNGVTVGSKVNYSWNAIYGSYSVPNVPGLAKSNLGPAAIDIQSTSSSTAASLATQTVNNSYGIYLYYNLPNTDVHTYLTSVSNALYGKATVKQP, encoded by the coding sequence ATGAGAAAAACATCCAATTCAATTACCAAAGCATCTATTGCTTTATTAGGCTTTTCACTGCTGTTTACAGCGGCCTGTAAAAAAGACCTTTCACCCACCCCGCAAGCCGACAACGCCTCATCAAAATTAAATACCAGCGCCATTGGCGTTAGCGGTCCTAAAGGCGTTTGCTACGTAGAGGTTAACAGTAACGATATCCGTAACGTGGGCAAGTATACCCTATCAACCGGGCAGCAGCTGTTTGATATTGCCATTATCTTCGCGGCTAATATCAATTATAACACCACCACCAAAAAGGCCGAGTTATTTTTTAATCCGCAGGTAACTAATGTATTGAGCAACAAAGCTACTTACATACAAACACTGCAGGCCAAAGGCATTAAAGTAATGCTTTCTATTTTGGGCAATCACCAGGGTGCGGGTATCTCTAATTTCCCGAGCCAGCAGGCTGCCCAGGATTTTGCCCAGCTGCTCAGCAACGCCGTTACCACTTACGGCCTTGACGGTATCGACTTTGACGATGAGTATGCCGATTATGGCACCAACGGAACCGGACAACCTAATTCCAGTTCATTTGTTTACCTGGTAACCGCCTTGCGTCAGCTGATGCCAAACAAACTCATTTCTTTCTATTTTTATGGCCCTGCAGCATCGCGCTTAAGCTATAACGGTGTAACCGTAGGCTCAAAAGTTAATTACAGCTGGAATGCTATTTATGGCTCTTATTCGGTACCAAACGTTCCGGGATTAGCTAAAAGCAATTTGGGTCCTGCGGCTATCGATATCCAAAGCACCAGCTCATCAACCGCGGCTTCACTGGCTACACAAACTGTTAATAACAGCTACGGTATTTACCTGTATTATAACCTGCCTAATACAGATGTACATACTTACTTAACCAGCGTTTCCAATGCGCTATATGGTAAAGCTACCGTGAAACAGCCCTAA
- a CDS encoding endo-beta-N-acetylglucosaminidase H, whose amino-acid sequence MKTSINLFFNRTAIALLSFSLMFTAACKKDLTPTAKTNTASSKLGTNAIGVSGPKGVCYVEVNNNDILNVGNYTLSTGEQLFDIGIIFAANINYNTTTQKAELFFNPQVTAVLNNAATKIQPLQAKGIKVMLSILGNHQGAGISNFPSQQAAQDFAQLLANAVTTYGLDGIDFDDEYADYGTNNTGQPNSSSFVYLVTALRQLMPNKLISFYFIGPAASNLSYNGVTVGSKIDYSWQAYYGSYGAPNVPGLAKSNLGPAAIDIQSTSASTAASLATQTVSDGYGIYLYYNLPNADSHTYLSNVSNALYGKATVFGSGGTTPPATGVTFYQDINYGGTATSTIAKGNYTLSQLQALGFVNDWASSVKIPSGWTVTMYSDDNFTGTSWTLTANTANFTTLSPNANDVVSSVKIQ is encoded by the coding sequence ATGAAAACATCTATCAACTTATTCTTTAACAGGACAGCCATTGCTTTATTAAGCTTTAGCCTGATGTTTACAGCAGCCTGTAAAAAAGACCTTACTCCTACTGCAAAAACAAACACCGCTTCCTCAAAACTGGGCACCAATGCTATTGGCGTTAGTGGCCCTAAAGGCGTTTGTTATGTGGAAGTGAACAATAACGATATCCTTAATGTAGGCAATTATACCCTGTCAACCGGGGAGCAGCTTTTTGATATCGGTATCATATTCGCGGCCAATATTAATTATAACACCACTACCCAAAAGGCCGAGTTGTTTTTTAACCCGCAGGTAACCGCTGTATTAAATAATGCAGCCACCAAAATACAGCCATTACAGGCCAAAGGGATTAAGGTAATGCTGTCCATCCTGGGCAATCACCAGGGTGCCGGTATCTCTAACTTCCCGAGTCAGCAAGCCGCGCAGGATTTTGCACAATTATTAGCCAACGCAGTAACAACTTATGGTCTTGACGGTATTGACTTTGATGATGAATACGCCGATTATGGTACCAACAATACCGGACAACCCAACTCCAGTTCGTTTGTTTACCTGGTAACCGCACTACGCCAGCTGATGCCTAATAAGCTGATCTCCTTTTACTTTATTGGCCCTGCTGCATCAAACTTAAGTTACAACGGTGTAACCGTAGGCTCAAAAATTGATTATAGCTGGCAAGCTTACTATGGCAGCTATGGTGCCCCTAACGTACCGGGCCTGGCTAAAAGCAATTTAGGTCCTGCTGCTATTGATATCCAAAGCACCAGCGCATCAACTGCTGCATCATTGGCTACACAAACGGTTAGTGATGGTTATGGCATCTACCTGTACTATAACCTGCCTAATGCCGATTCGCACACTTACCTGAGCAATGTATCTAACGCGCTATATGGTAAAGCAACGGTGTTTGGCAGCGGCGGCACTACACCACCGGCTACCGGTGTTACTTTTTACCAGGATATCAATTATGGTGGAACCGCCACCAGCACTATAGCCAAAGGCAATTATACCTTATCACAGTTGCAGGCTTTAGGCTTTGTGAACGACTGGGCATCATCGGTAAAAATACCTTCGGGATGGACAGTGACCATGTACAGCGATGATAATTTTACCGGTACATCCTGGACGTTAACCGCCAACACTGCCAATTTCACCACCTTGTCGCCCAATGCTAACGATGTGGTAAGTTCTGTTAAAATTCAATAA